The Herbaspirillum sp. RTI4 genome has a segment encoding these proteins:
- the thiC gene encoding phosphomethylpyrimidine synthase ThiC, which produces MNANPKFLSATATVDEAAVKPLPNSSKVYVTGSRPDIRVPMRRISQSDTEASFGAEKNPPIYVYDTSGPYTDPDATIDIRSGLSSVRGPWIAERNDTDELSGPSSAYGIERLNDPELTELRFNLHRKPRRAKAGGNVSQMYYARQGLITPEMEYVAIRENLRREEYLEELKASGPMGNKLADLMGRQHPGQSFGASIPDRITPEFVRSEIARGRAIIPANINHPEVEPMIIGRNFLVKINANIGNSAVTSSIGEEVEKMTWAIRWGGDNVMDLSTGKHIHETREWIIRNSPVPIGTVPIYQALEKVNGKAEDLTWEIFRDTLIEQAEQGVDYFTIHAGVRLQYVPMTAKRMTGIVSRGGSIMAKWCLAHHRESFLYDHFEDICEIMKAYDVSFSLGDGLRPGSIYDANDEAQLGELKTLGELTQIAWKHDVQVMIEGPGHVPMHLIKENMDLQLEQCHEAPFYTLGPLTTDIAPGYDHITSGIGAAQIGWYGTAMLCYVTPKEHLGLPNKADVKDGIITYKIAAHAADLAKGHPGAQIRDNALSKARFEFRWEDQFNIGLDPDKAREFHDETLPKHSSKVAHFCSMCGPHFCSMKITQEVREYAAKQGLSEIEALKQGMEVKSVEFLKGGAVIYAKQ; this is translated from the coding sequence ATGAACGCTAATCCCAAGTTTTTATCCGCCACCGCCACGGTTGACGAGGCGGCTGTCAAGCCATTACCCAACTCCAGCAAGGTCTATGTCACCGGATCGCGTCCCGATATCCGCGTGCCTATGCGCCGTATCAGCCAGTCCGACACCGAAGCCTCCTTCGGCGCAGAAAAAAATCCGCCGATTTACGTCTACGACACTTCCGGCCCTTACACCGATCCTGACGCCACCATCGACATCCGCTCCGGCCTGTCCAGCGTGCGCGGTCCGTGGATCGCCGAGCGCAATGACACCGACGAACTGTCCGGCCCCTCGTCCGCCTACGGCATCGAACGCCTGAACGATCCTGAACTGACCGAACTGCGCTTCAATCTGCACCGCAAGCCACGTCGCGCCAAAGCCGGCGGCAATGTGTCGCAAATGTATTACGCCCGTCAGGGACTGATCACGCCGGAAATGGAATACGTCGCCATTCGCGAAAATCTGCGTCGCGAAGAATATCTGGAAGAACTCAAGGCCTCCGGCCCTATGGGTAACAAACTGGCCGACCTGATGGGTCGCCAGCATCCCGGACAATCGTTCGGCGCATCGATTCCCGACCGCATCACGCCGGAATTCGTCCGTTCCGAAATCGCCCGCGGCCGCGCCATCATTCCCGCCAACATCAACCACCCGGAAGTCGAACCGATGATCATCGGCCGCAACTTCCTGGTCAAGATCAACGCCAATATCGGCAATTCGGCAGTCACTTCGTCCATCGGCGAAGAAGTCGAAAAAATGACCTGGGCGATTCGTTGGGGCGGCGATAACGTGATGGACTTGTCCACCGGCAAGCACATCCATGAAACACGCGAATGGATCATCCGCAACTCACCGGTGCCGATTGGCACTGTGCCTATTTATCAGGCACTGGAAAAAGTCAACGGCAAGGCCGAAGACCTGACCTGGGAAATTTTCCGCGACACGCTCATCGAGCAAGCCGAACAAGGCGTCGATTACTTCACCATCCACGCCGGTGTGCGTCTGCAATACGTGCCGATGACGGCCAAGCGCATGACGGGTATCGTCTCGCGCGGCGGCTCTATCATGGCCAAGTGGTGCCTGGCGCACCACCGCGAATCCTTCCTCTACGATCATTTCGAAGATATCTGCGAAATCATGAAAGCCTACGACGTCAGCTTCAGCCTCGGCGATGGCCTGCGTCCCGGTTCGATCTACGATGCCAACGACGAAGCGCAATTGGGCGAACTGAAAACTCTGGGCGAACTGACCCAGATCGCCTGGAAGCACGACGTGCAAGTCATGATCGAAGGCCCTGGCCACGTGCCCATGCACCTGATCAAGGAAAACATGGACCTGCAACTGGAACAGTGCCACGAAGCGCCGTTCTACACGCTGGGACCTTTGACTACCGACATCGCCCCCGGTTACGACCACATCACCTCCGGCATCGGCGCTGCGCAGATCGGCTGGTACGGTACAGCCATGCTGTGCTACGTCACACCGAAGGAGCATCTGGGTCTGCCCAACAAGGCCGACGTCAAGGACGGCATCATTACCTACAAGATCGCCGCTCACGCCGCCGACCTCGCCAAGGGACATCCCGGCGCGCAGATTCGCGACAATGCCTTGTCCAAAGCGCGTTTTGAATTCCGTTGGGAAGACCAGTTCAACATCGGTCTCGATCCCGACAAAGCGCGTGAATTCCATGACGAAACACTGCCCAAGCATTCCTCCAAAGTGGCGCATTTCTGCTCCATGTGCGGACCGCATTTCTGCTCGATGAAAATCACGCAGGAAGTCCGCGAATACGCCGCCAAGCAAGGCCTGTCGGAGATCGAAGCGCTCAAGCAGGGGATGGAAGTGAAGTCGGTGGAATTCCTCAAGGGCGGCGCAGTTATTTACGCTAAACAGTAA
- the thiS gene encoding sulfur carrier protein ThiS, translated as MQIVLNGAAHTLADDASLNDLMATLSLGNQAVAVAVNRQVVRRQAWETCVLRAGDTVDVVRAIGGG; from the coding sequence ATGCAAATCGTCTTGAACGGAGCAGCGCATACGCTGGCCGACGACGCCTCGCTGAACGATCTGATGGCGACGCTATCGCTGGGAAACCAGGCGGTAGCGGTCGCCGTCAATCGCCAGGTGGTACGCCGTCAGGCGTGGGAAACCTGCGTACTGCGCGCAGGTGATACCGTGGACGTGGTGCGGGCCATCGGCGGCGGTTAA
- a CDS encoding thiazole synthase, protein MHMNDLTEAVDPGLTIAGVTYSSRLLVGSGKYRDLEQTRAATEASGANIITVAIRRVNIGQDPNAPNLLDAVPPSRFTILPNTAGCYTAADAVYTLQLARELLNGHKLVKLEVLGDEKTLFPNMPETLKAAETLVKDGFDVMVYCSDDPIQARMLEEIGCVAVMPLASLIGSGMGILNPWNLSLIIEQAKIPVLVDAGVGTASDAAIAMELGCDGVLMNTAIAGARDPIRMARAMKLAVQAGREAYLAGRIAKRFSASPSSPMAGRVV, encoded by the coding sequence ATGCACATGAATGACCTCACCGAGGCCGTCGATCCCGGCCTCACCATTGCCGGCGTGACCTACTCATCGCGTCTCTTAGTCGGTAGCGGCAAGTACCGCGATCTGGAACAAACCCGCGCGGCCACTGAAGCCAGCGGCGCCAACATCATCACGGTCGCTATCCGCCGCGTCAACATCGGGCAAGACCCCAACGCGCCCAATTTACTGGATGCGGTTCCGCCGTCGCGTTTCACCATCCTGCCCAATACCGCCGGCTGCTACACCGCCGCCGATGCCGTCTACACCTTGCAACTGGCACGGGAATTACTGAACGGCCACAAGCTGGTCAAGCTGGAAGTGCTGGGCGATGAAAAGACCCTGTTCCCCAACATGCCGGAAACCCTGAAAGCCGCCGAGACCCTGGTCAAAGATGGTTTCGACGTCATGGTCTACTGCAGCGACGATCCGATTCAGGCGCGGATGCTGGAAGAAATCGGCTGCGTCGCCGTCATGCCGCTGGCCTCGCTGATCGGCTCGGGCATGGGCATTCTCAATCCATGGAATTTGTCGCTGATTATTGAGCAAGCCAAGATCCCCGTGCTGGTGGACGCCGGTGTCGGCACCGCTTCCGATGCCGCCATTGCCATGGAACTCGGCTGCGACGGGGTACTGATGAACACCGCCATTGCCGGCGCACGCGACCCTATCCGCATGGCGCGCGCCATGAAGCTGGCCGTGCAAGCCGGACGCGAAGCCTACCTCGCCGGACGCATCGCCAAACGCTTTTCGGCATCGCCTTCCTCGCCGATGGCTGGACGCGTAGTGTGA
- a CDS encoding hydroxymethylpyrimidine/phosphomethylpyrimidine kinase has product MMSQKNAAVYRATPPIVLVFSGSDPSGGAGLQADMPAITALGAHPLTVPTALTVQDNVSVFAVHPIDADLVRHQAQVLIDRFPIAAVKLGIAGNRANAEVIAGLIRGLRQHQPDLPVVLDPVLANGKGDNLSAHDDPVEALTSLYALATIITPNLNEAQRLCGGNRPLEEQAALLMQRGCRHVLLKGGHGPQQEDVVNHWFGPDGAHEAWRWPRLADEFHGSGCTLAAALSALLARGLSMREALLQAQIYCQHALATSYSIAPGQRIPNRVPLFDFSNVAH; this is encoded by the coding sequence ATGATGAGCCAAAAAAACGCCGCTGTTTATCGTGCAACCCCGCCCATCGTGCTGGTTTTTTCCGGCTCCGACCCCAGCGGTGGAGCCGGACTGCAAGCCGACATGCCTGCTATTACCGCGCTGGGCGCGCATCCGCTCACAGTCCCCACCGCGCTGACGGTGCAGGACAACGTCAGCGTATTCGCCGTGCATCCGATCGATGCCGACCTGGTGCGGCATCAGGCGCAAGTACTGATAGACCGTTTTCCTATCGCCGCCGTGAAACTGGGCATTGCCGGCAACCGCGCCAACGCCGAAGTGATTGCCGGACTGATACGCGGCTTGCGTCAGCATCAGCCGGATTTACCGGTCGTGCTCGACCCGGTGCTGGCCAACGGCAAGGGCGACAATCTCTCGGCGCATGACGACCCGGTGGAAGCGCTGACCTCGCTGTATGCGCTGGCCACCATCATTACCCCCAATCTGAACGAAGCGCAGCGTCTGTGCGGCGGCAATCGTCCGCTGGAAGAGCAGGCGGCTTTGCTGATGCAACGAGGCTGCCGGCATGTGCTGCTCAAGGGCGGACACGGGCCGCAACAGGAAGATGTTGTCAATCACTGGTTCGGCCCCGATGGCGCGCACGAAGCCTGGCGCTGGCCGCGTCTGGCAGATGAATTCCACGGCAGCGGCTGCACGCTGGCGGCGGCGCTGTCGGCCTTACTGGCGCGGGGCCTGAGCATGCGCGAGGCCCTGCTGCAAGCGCAAATCTATTGTCAGCACGCGCTGGCAACGTCCTACTCCATCGCGCCGGGGCAGCGCATTCCGAATCGGGTACCCTTGTTTGATTTCTCAAATGTGGCCCACTGA
- the thiE gene encoding thiamine phosphate synthase gives MSASKNWTLKGLYIVTPDWDDTERLLAVTAQALDGGAAIVQYRHKTADAALRRTQATALLQLCRARSVPFIINDHLDLCVALDADGIHVGGTDASIAQARAAVGPGKIVGASCYATLQLAHDAYRAGASYVAFGGFYPSRVKKYDFKTTSDIIVQSHAEIPLPVVVIGGMTQENSVPLVAAGADMVAAISSVYMADDPRAAAAGLVGLFAG, from the coding sequence ATGAGCGCTTCCAAAAACTGGACCTTAAAAGGTTTGTACATCGTCACTCCTGACTGGGACGATACCGAACGCTTGCTGGCCGTCACCGCGCAGGCGCTCGACGGCGGTGCCGCCATCGTGCAGTACCGCCACAAAACCGCCGACGCCGCACTGCGCCGCACCCAGGCCACCGCCCTGCTGCAACTGTGCCGCGCCCGCAGCGTGCCTTTCATCATCAACGACCATCTCGACCTGTGCGTGGCGCTGGATGCCGACGGCATTCACGTCGGCGGCACCGATGCCTCCATCGCGCAGGCCAGGGCAGCAGTCGGCCCCGGAAAAATTGTCGGCGCATCCTGCTACGCCACGCTGCAACTGGCGCACGACGCGTATCGTGCCGGTGCCAGCTATGTCGCCTTCGGCGGGTTTTATCCTTCGCGGGTGAAGAAATACGACTTCAAAACCACCTCCGACATCATCGTTCAATCGCATGCGGAAATCCCCTTGCCGGTGGTGGTGATCGGCGGCATGACGCAGGAAAATTCGGTACCGCTGGTGGCCGCCGGCGCCGATATGGTGGCGGCGATCAGCAGCGTTTATATGGCGGACGATCCGCGCGCGGCGGCGGCGGGGTTGGTGGGTTTGTTTGCGGGATAG